In Scyliorhinus canicula chromosome 27, sScyCan1.1, whole genome shotgun sequence, the following proteins share a genomic window:
- the LOC119957956 gene encoding COP9 signalosome complex subunit 7a-like translates to MASEVKASGQSLEQFLLLAKTVRGAALVALINQLLEVPGVYVFGEFLEIPNIQELMTGPYAPSYQLLSLFAYGTFSDYMANAANLPALTAAQKNKMRHLSIVSMAARVKSIPYSVLLLELELKNLRELEDLIIEAIYADVVQGKLDQRNQLLEVDYSIGRDIRPQDISSMARTLQEWCSSCEAVLIGIEDQIGRADQYKEHQLKVKQQMDSEVLNLKKTLKATGGSVHESEQHVMETREPAAPPGQRQSAKKASKVKGVRGSGKIWSKSN, encoded by the coding sequence ATGGCGTCTGAGGTGAAGGCGAGTGGGCAGTCACTCGAGCAGTTTCTCCTGCTCGCCAAGACAGTGCGAGGAGCAGCTCTCGTAGCTCTTATCAATCAGCTCCTTGAGGTGCCTGGGGTGTATGTCTTCGGGGAGTTCCTCGAGATACCCAACATCCAGGAGTTAATGACTGGCCCCTATGCACCGTCTTATCAGCTCCTCAGCCTGTTCGCGTATGGAACATTTTCAGATTATATGGCCAATGCTGCCAATTTACCTGCCCTAACTGCTGCACAAAAGAACAAAATGAGGCACTTATCTATCGTCAGCATGGCAGCCAGGGTAAAGTCCATTCCCTACTCTGTACTCCTCCTCGAGTTGGAATTGAAGAATCTGCGGGAGTTGGAAGACCTCATCATTGAGGCCATCTATGCGGACGTGGTGCAGGGCAAGCTTGACCAGCGGAACCAGCTGCTAGAGGTTGATTACAGTATCGGAAGAGACATCAGACCCCAGGACATCAGCTCGATGGCCAGAACGTTGCAGGAGTGGTGCAGCAGTTGTGAAGCTGTCCTCATTGGCATTGAGGATCAGATTGGACGTGCTGACCAGTACAAGGAGCATCAACTAAAGGTCAAGCAGCAGATGGACAGTGAGGTGTTAAACTTGAAGAAGACATTGAAAGCCACTGGAGGCTCTGTGCACGAGTCAGAACAGCATGTGATGGAGACCAGGGAGCCGGCTGCTCCCCCAGGCCAGCGCCAATCCGCTAAGAAGGCTTCCAAGGTGAAAGGAGTGCGTGGAAGTGGGAAGATCTGGTCAAAGTCAAATTAA